Genomic window (Dyadobacter fanqingshengii):
TTAAATTTATTTAGTGCCTCTGTTCTGGCGCCCTGGCTTTTCTTGCTATGCATCGCCATCGCCTGAATTCCATTTTTATTTAGTTTTTCAACCAGATTATCAGCCGTTCTGGTTGCAGAAACAAACACAAGAACCTGCTTCATTTCCTGTGTTTTGATCAAATAGCGAAGCAATGGTCCCCTTCGGTCGGGATCAACAAAATAACCCGTTTGCTTGATCAGATCGAGGTTTTGTTCCTCTTCCTCAATCTCAATGCGCACCGGATTTCTGAGTTGCGTTTTATTGATCTGGTCAATTTCTTCACCCAATGTTGCTGAAAACAGAATGCTCTGACGCTTTTTGGGCAAAAGAAAAAAGATGTCCTTCATTTCTTCCGCAAAACCCAGATTCAGCATTTTATCGGCCTCATCCAAAACCAGGATCTGCGTCTCAGAAATGTTAAGTGCCTTGTGTGACAACAGATCGATCAATCGTCCGGGCGTCGCCACGAGGATTTCAACACCTTGCAAACTAATCATTTGCGGGTTAATAGAAACGCCACCATATACTGCCAGCGTCTTCACTTTTCTGGGAAGCCTTTCGCCAAATGTTTGAAACACAACCGCAATCTGCACCGCCAGCTCGCGTGTGGGAACTAGGATCAATGCAGAAATGTGCCTGTTGGCGGCCGCAGGTTTGTTTTGAAATAATTCCAAAATAGGCAGCACAAAGCTGGCCGTTTTCCCTGAACCCGTCTTTGCAATGCCCAGCACATCATTTCCTTTCAAAATAGCCGGAATTGCTTCCTGTTGGATCGGATAAGGTTGAGTATAATTCTGTTCGGCAATGGTTTTTAATAATGGTTCGGACAAGCCAAGCGATTCGAAAGACATAAAGTGCTGCGCAGTTGGTCAAAAAATATTTTTGTAAGCACAAAGATACTATTACCGCAGACAAATCGTCCATGACCTGTCCACAGCCACCCGACCATTTGACTTTTCTGAACATTTATTCTCCATAGACATGTCGTACAATCGCAGGGAATTTTTACAACAACTTGGATTTGGTGCATTACAATTAGGCATAATCAGTGCAATTCCGGCATCGGCCTGGGCTGCAACACTACATTCCGGGCAGTTACCGAGGAGCTCGCCTGAATCCCAGGGATTGTCGGCAAAAAATATTCTGGATTTCACCAAGGCTGTGGAAGTGGACAAGCTGAATTTGCACAGCTTAATGATCCTGCGGCAGGGGAAAGTCGTTGCGGAAGGATGGTGGGCACCTTATGGCCCGGATATGAAGCATACGCTGTATTCACTGAGCAAAAGTTTTACTTCTACGGCCATCGGACTGGCGGTTGCAGAGAAAAAACTGACCGTTGAAGATAAAGTTTTATCGTTCTTCCCGGATGACAAACCTGCAACCGTGAGCGCGAACCTGGCTGCTATGCGTGTGAAAGACCTGCTCACCATGTCCACCGGGCATGACAAAGACGCTACGGGACGGGTTAGGGAATCCAATGAAAAGAATTGGGTGAAAGCATTCCTTTCGTTACCTGTTGAGCATGAACCCGGGACATTCTTTGTGTACAACAGTGCGGCGACGTATATGCTTTCCGCGATCATTCAAAAACTCACGGGACAAACCTTGCTGCAATATTTAACGCCACGTTTGTTCGAGCCGCTCGGCATTGACGATCCCGATTGGGAAGTGGATCCGAACGGCATTAATACAGGCGGCTGGGGACTCCGGATAAAAACAGAGGATATTGCCAAATTTGGGCAGCTTTATCTGCAAAAAGGTGAGTGGAACGGCAAACGCATTTTGCCGGCAGCATGGGTGGAGGAAGCGACGCGTTCACACATTATGTCCAAAGGCGGTTCCAGAAAACCGGAAGAAAATGACTGGCTGCAAGGATATGGTTATCAGTTCTGGCGTTGCCGGAATGGCGCTTACCGGGGTGATGGCGCTTATGGGCAATACTGCATTGTAATGCCCAAAGAAGACATGGTGATCGCAATTACCAGTGAAACGGGCGATATGCAGGCCATTCTGGATCACGTTTGGAATAACATTTTGGCGGCTGTAAAAGCAACGGGCGTTCCTGCTGATAAGGAGATCCAAGCTCAGCTGCAAAAGAAATTGACCACGCTCGCACTGCCGCTCACTTCGGGAAAGCCAACTGCTGAGTTGACTGCGAAACTGAATAACAAAAGCTTTAAAGTTGCAGATAATAGCTTGAAAGTGAATAAAGTATCATTTGAATTTGCAAAAGGCTGGTGCCTTTTCAGGATGTATGATGATAAGGGCGAACATTTAATCGTGAATGGATTAGGCAATTGGAAAGTGGGATTAACCGATCTTTCAGTGATGCCTCTGAAACTCGTACTAACGCCTGTTCCGGGTGAAAAACTGACAAAAGTGGCCGGAAACGGGGCCTGGGTTGATGATAATACATTTGAAATGACCTGGCGATTTATCGAAACAGCACATTATGAAACCGTAACTTGCAAATTCGAAGGCGATACTGTCCAGGTTGAATTCAAGCGCAGCCTCGCTATTTTAGCCAAAGCAAAAGACGCACGACCTGTTTTGAGTGGCAAGATGCTGGCTTAACCTGTGCGTGACGCTCGATTTTAAGTTTAATTTTATTTTCAAAATCAATCCATTTTTATGAAAAAAGCATTTTTCCTTTCCTTGACATTGATCATTGTTGCATTTGCGGCGCAGGCGCAGAAATTCAGGCCGCTGGATAAAAGTCCGCGTGACATTGCTTACTTTCCTGACCATTTTGCCCACGACCGCAAAGACGGCGAAAAAGCGTTGGTGAAAGTTTCATACAGCCGTCCTTATTTAAAAGGAAGAGAGGCTTTTGGTAAATTGGAACCTTATGGAAAGGTGTGGAGAACGGGCGCGGACGAATCCACTGAAATCAAATTTTATCAGGATGCAACATTTGGCGGCAAAAAAATAAAGGCAGGCACCTATTCTCTTTTCACCATTCCGGGCGAAAAAGAATGGACAGTTATCCTGAGCTCGGACCTTGATTATTGGGGCGCATACAAGTACAAAGAAGCAAATGATGTGCTTCGCATAACAGCTCCCGTGAAGAACGCAGAAGCGCCGATCGAAAATTTCTCGATCATTTTTGAGAAGGTTTCAGACACTTCGGCCAAAATGTTCATGGGCTGGGCTTCATCTGTGGTAGAGGTTCCTGTTAGCTTCTGACCAGCGCATTAGTATAGTTCCTGGTTGCCTAATGTGCTCTTTCAAGCAAACTGGCATCATTATTGTAAAAAAGCAGATCAATGGTTGAGAAACCGATGATCTGCTTTTTATATTAAAATCCATCAACAAATGAAGAGAAATAGCCTCATACTCGCGTGCGCCTGTTTGGCCGTATCACTAGCCGGGTGCAGCAGCAAGGTTAGCGAAGAAGAAAAGGAAGAAGCCGCAAACAGCGGATCAGATTCAGTAGCAACAGTTACAGACAGCCTGAAATTACCCGCGCCATTCACGACCGAATCGGTTGAAAACAGGCCCGAGGAAGCCGGATGGCCGGATGGAAAAACGCCGGTGGCCCCGGCAGGTTTTACTGTTACCAAATATGCCGATAAGCTCAAAAGCCCTCGTTGGACATACGTAGCACCCAATGGTGACGTTTTCGTTGCAGAATCCAATACAAAAAAGAGCGCGGACAGGATCACACTTTTGCGTGATGTAAATAAAGATGGCAAGCCTGAGATCAGGGAAATTTTCATGGAAAATCTGAAACAGCCGCTCGGAATGCTTGTGTTGAAAGATCACTTCTATGTGGCCAATACGAATGGCCTTTACCGATATCCTTACAAAAGCGGTGAAACAAAAATCACAAGCAAAGGAGAAAAGATCGTGGATTTGCCTGCTGGCGGATATAACAATCACTGGACGAGGAATTTGGTGGCAAATGCAGACGGCTCCAAAATTTACATTTCGGTTGGATCTGCCAGCAATGTGGCAGATCACGGAATCGATGAGGAAAAGCGGCGGGCTAATATTTTGGAGGTTAACCCGGACGGATCGGGTGAGAGGATCTATGCGAGCGGCTTGCGAAATCCGGTTGGAATGGACTGGGCTCCAGGCTCAAATATGTTGTGGACGGCTGTGAATGAGCGTGATAAGTTGGGTGACGAGCTGGTGCCGGATTACATTACCAGCGTGAAGGAAGGCGGATTTTATGGCTGGCCATATGCCTATTTTGGTAAAAACGAAGATCCTAGAAGAAAAGGCGAACGGCCTGACCTGGTTGCAAAATCGCTCGTGCCGGATGTGCCTGTTGGATCGCATACGGCTTCATTAGGGCTTGCATTTTATGACAAAACACAATTCCCGGCCAAATATCAGAATGGCGCATTCATCGGCCAGCACGGTTCCTGGAACCGCTCGAAATTGTCGGGTTACAAGGTTATTTTCGTGCCTTTCAAAAACGGTAAGCCTGCCGGTAAGCCGGAAGATTTTTTGACGGGTTTCGTAGAAAACGAAAAGAAGGTTTACGGTCGCCCGGTTGGCGTGACGGTTATGGAAGATGGTTCTATGCTAGTCAATGACGACTCCGGAAATACGATATGGCGTGTAAGCGCGAAATAGAAATAAGCTTTTGGAGATGATTAAGCGGCCTGGTCACCAAACCAGGCCGCTTTTTTGTTTTGGTAAAATAATATTAAAAATAAATGAGCGATTACTTGCAAAAATATACCGAACGGTATATTTTTGCATTGTTAATTTGAAGCACATGAACAAGGCAGAAAAAACCAGACAATTTATTATTGAAAAAACGGCACCGATTTTCAATGTAAAAGGCTATTCAGGCACTTCAATTAATGATATGATCGAAGCAACGGGCCTGACGAAAGGAAGCATTTACGGGAATTTTCGGAATAAGGACGAAGTGGCCCTGGCGGCTTTTGATTTCAACCTGAAAAAAATGTTTACAGCCGTTCAGGCTGAGATGGATGCGCAGAAATCGGTGAAGGAGAAGTTGCTGGTATATGTGCGCATTTATGAAAATTTTCTCACTTATCCTTTTCCCGAAGGCGGTTGCCCCATTCTCAACACTTCCATCGAAGCTGACGACACGCATCCGCCACTCCGCCAAAAAGCAGCCGACGCCATTTATGCCTGGAAAAATAAAATTGAAGCATTATTAAAAAAAGGTGTTGCAGATAATGAGCTAAGCGCTGACATTGACCCGGAGGATGTTGCCATCACATTGATCGCGCTGGTTGAAGGCGGCATTATGATCAGTAAAGTAACCGGGAAGCTGCAATACAGGAAATCCATAATGAGAGCCGTGAAAAAAATGATTGACGATTTGTAACTATTTTTTTAACCATAAATATACCGATCGGTATATTTAATATTTGATAATTCAATTAAACAAAAGCAAAAATGAAAACTACAGGGAACACAGTTCTGATCACAGGAGGAAGCGCAGGAATCGGATTTGAGATTGCAAAGATCTTTTCCGAAAAAGGCAACAACGTTATTATTACCGGCAGAAATGAGGCGCGGCTTGCCAGTGCGGCATCGAAGCTTAAAAATACAACGGCGATTGTAAGTGACGTTGCTAACAAGCAGGATGTTGACAAACTGGTTGCGACTTTGAAAAGCGATTTTCCAAATATCAATGTGGTAATTAACAATGCAGGAGCGGCCTCTTATTATGTGCTTGATAGTGTTGACAATGCTTATGAAAGGGCAGAAGAAGAAATCGTGACTAATTATCTATCCATTGTTGGGCTTAACCAAAAACTGTTGCCATTGCTGAGCGTGCAAACAGAAGCGGCTATCGTAAATGTATCAAGCATTGTGGCATACGTACCAAATCACGTGATCCCCACTTATGCTGCCAGCAAGGCCGCATTGCATTCCTACACACAGTCGCTGCGCCTGACATTGGAAAAATCAACGGACGTTAAAGTTTTTGAACTGATGCCGCCGCTGGTGAACACCGATTTTTCAACAGAGATAGGTGGAGAAAATGGCATTCCTGCCCGTGAAGTGGCCGAGGCTTTGATCCATGCATTTGAAAATGAAACATACGAAATCCGCGTTGGCCGGACAGCAGACTTGTTTGGATTATTCCTACAATCTCCCGAACAAGCGCTTGCGGCGATGAATCCTGTGCCCGTTGCTTAATATCAAGTATCCGCCGGTAACAATTATAAAACTTAATAAAAACAGAAAATGAAGCAGAAAATTGCGTTTGCGATGATTATGGGAGTGATCACCACGGGTATAATTTCCTTCAGTTTGGTTTCTATAAATATTGGATTTGTTGCCAATTTTTTGGTGATTTGGCTGAAATCCTGGATTATGGCCTATACGATAGTCATTCCGGTGATATTGCTGGTAGGTCCAAGAGTGCAAAAAATGGTGGAAGCCTTATTCAAAGATGCAGTGACTCAGGAGTTTGAAGAATAACTTCTGATGTTGTCGAGAAAATTCTAAATTTTTATGAGAAGAGTAGTTGTTACTGGTTTGGGAGTTATCTCTCCCCTCGGAAATTCGGTAGATGAATTTTGGGAAAATATTGTGAATGGTAAAAGCGGTGCTGCTACCATTACGAAAATGGATGTTTCTAAGTTTAAGACGCAATTCGGCTGCGAAGTCCGCAACTTCAATCCGGAAGATTATATTGAGAAGAAAGAGCTTAAAAAGTTTGACCTGCACACGCAGTATGCGATAGCCGCTTCAGACACAGCAATTAAAGACGCCGGACTAGATTTCAGCACCATTGACGTAGAAGACCGCTATGATATGGGCGTGATCTGGGCAACAGGAAATGGTGGAATGGGCACTTTTGAAGATCAGTTGCTGGAATTCCATGCATCGAATGGCGTTCCACGTTTCAGTCCCTTCTTTATTCCGAAAATGATCGTGGACATTGCAGCGGGCGTTATTTCTATTCGTCACAAACTGCACGGACCCAATTACTGCACCGTTTCAGCTTGCGCATCGTCCAACACAGCGGTGATCAGCGCTTTTGATACCATTAAAATGGGAAAAGCGAAGCTGATGGTTGCGGGAGGATCGGAAGCAGCCATTATTTATTCAGCACTGGGCGGTTTTGGCGCGGCGCAGGCATTATCCAAACGCAATGACTTGCCTGAAAAGGCATCCCGTCCGTTCGATAAGGACCGCGATGGATTCGTCATGGGCGAAGGCGCGGCCGCATTGATCCTTGAAGATCTGGATTATGCAGTGGCACGCGGTGCAAAAATCTACGCAGAGATCGTTGGTGGCGGAATGGCAGCAGATGCTTACCACTTAACGGGCACGCCGCCGGACGGAATGGGCGCCGCTTTGGGAATGAGAAAGGCTTTAAAAGAAGCGGAAATCACGCCGGACAAGATCGATTACGTAAATGCGCACGCAACGTCAACCGGACTCGGTGATATGAGCGAACTGAACGGAATTAAGACTGTTTTTGGCGACCATCAGGTTGCGATCAGCGCCACAAAATCGATGACAGGGCACTTGTTAGGTGCAGCCGGAGCCATTGAGGCCATTGTTTGCGCGCTGGCTGTAAAGCATGACATTATCCCGGGAACGATCAATACGGAGACGCTGGATGATGCCACGCCGGAAGGAATGAACATTATCTTAGGTGATTCCGTGAAGCAAACCGTGAATTATGCACTGAACAACACATTCGGTTTTGGCGGCCATACGGCAACTTCTATATTTAAAAAATACACCGACTAGCCGGCAGGCTAATCGGTAATTTCCGAAAGGATTTCAACAACCCCGTTTTCATCGTTACTCTTAGCGATGAAACGGGCTATTTTTTTGATATCCGGATGCGCATTGGCCATGGCGTAAGAATAATGTCCTTTTTGAAGCATTTCGAGGTCATTAAGGTAATCCCCGAAGATCATGGTTTGGTCAAAAGTCACATTGAATTTCTCCTGCAAAACTTCCATAGCACGCCCTTTATTGGCTTTTTTATGTGAAATATCCAGCCAAATCGGCCCGGAAACTTTCACTTGCAACTTGTCCTCAAAATGCTTGTAATGGGGATAACTGTTCGCCTCGGAACCGGCCAGGTCGCAAAGTGTGAATTTGAGAAACTGGTCATCCGTAACTTCCGTCAGATCTTTAACGACCTCATATCTTTCGAAATAAAGTTTTAAATGATTGATAAATTCAGGTTCATCATTTTCGACGTAAGCCTTTTTCTTTCCGCAAATCACCGCGTAAGTGTCTTTGATAGGGCGGGAAATTTTTACCAATTCCCTCACAATGTCCGCGTCTATGGCCTGAATATGAATTTCTTCGTCTTTAAAAACAACATAGCTGCCATTTTCCGCAGCAAAAATTACTTCGTCTTTCACCTGTTCCAATGCTTTGGCCAGATTGAAATATTGGCGTCCGCTGGCAGCAACAAATATCACGCCGCGGTCTTTTAATTTTCTGAAAATGGGGAAGAAGGATTCGTGTATTTCGTGTTTGGAGTTCAAAAGCGTCCCGTCCATGTCGGTCGCTACAAGCCTGATATCGGAAAAAGTCATATTCAAATTGTATCGTTAACACTTAAATCAAGCCAAAAATGTCGGCTAAGGTTCCGTGTTTTTGCATTATTAAAACATCATAAGTTGAGAAACGAATGATTTTCAGTGCCTCCGAACCCGTGTTACAATTTTGCTGTTTTCTAAAAACAGTCCATCCACGCCATTTGATACACTTTACCAGCTCCATGAAATTTTCAAAATACTATCTGGCAGCATTTATCTCGTTTGTAATCTGGGGATTTTTTAGTCTGGCTTTGAAACCGCTTAAAGCTTACGCTTCCCTTGACATTCTCTTTTACCGCGTCCTTTTTTGCGCCGTTATCATGGCGGTCATCAGCCTTTTCGTTCGGATTAAAGTTTTGAAAGAAAACATCTCAATTTTCCGTCAAATGCCTGTGGCGCAAAGAAAACGGGTTACTATACTCACATTGGCAGGGGGATTCTTGTTGACGGCCAACTGGTTTTTCTTTATTTACGTGATGAACCACATTAGTGTAAAAGCAGCATCATTCGCGTATCTGGTTTGCCCGATTATGACGACCGTGATTGCCTATTTTGTATTAAATGAAAAATTAAGCAAATGGCAATGGACGGCCGTTTTAATGAGCGTTGCGAGTTGTATGTTGTTGTCGTTCAGTAATGTAGCAGACATTGCTTACAGTCTCATCGTAGCTGCTTCGTATGCATTCTATCTGGTTAGCCAGCGGAAAAATACGGGTATGGATAAATTCCTGGTATTGACGGTGCAGATCCTTTTTTCAGCTTTGCTGCTCCTTCCATTTTATCCGCAATACAGCGAAGCATTACCCACAGAATTCTCATTTTACGCACTCATTTTCCTGATCGCCGTGCTGTTTACCATTGTGCCGTTGTATATGAACCTGTATGCGTTGCAAGGCGTGACGTCCTCGACGATGGGCATTTTGTTGTATATCAATCCCTTAATGAACTTCGTGATCGCACTGTTATACTTTCACGAGCCTATCAATGCAATCCAGATCACAGCTTACTCGTTGATCTTGATCTCGATCGTCGTTTTCAATGAGCGGTTTATTTTCGGAAGAAGGCGGGCAGCATTGGGTTAAGGTTTTTGGTATACCAATGATTTGATAAAATTCCGGTAAAACAATTTCTGAAAAACCACTTTGTATCCTGCATTAGCAAACAGCTTTTCGGTCTCAGGAAGCTTGCTCGCTTCTACTTTCGAGAGGACTTTGAAAAAGAGATACATAGATTTCAAGAGCCATTTCTGCCAGATTTTACTGTGATTTTGATCAACATTAAAGTCAGTAAAAAGCCAAACTCCGTTTGGAACGAGCAGATTATCAAGCACATTAAAAACAACTTCTGCTTTATCCTGTTTGAAATTATCAAACAAAAACGAAGTAATGATCACATCAAACCGTTCATCTGACTGGAATGATTCGATTGCGACATTCACAAACTGAACATTATTTTCTCCTACATTCCGTTTCTTCGCCACCTCAATCATTTTCTCCGAGATCTCGACGTAAGTAATGTTAATGCCAACTGGCCTTAAACGCGTGATTTCCTCCAAAATCACACCCGTTCCTCCGCCCGCAATAAGGATTTTCGCTTTCTCTGGAATGAACTTCAAACCAGAACGCTGAGCCTCCATTAATGCATCTCCGAATACAACATTTGAGAGCGTGTCGTAAAACCCTGCCGTGCGATCATAGTTGTTATTCATGGCTCAATGCAAAGTGAAAAAACTCCCGGCAATGCCGCAAATGGCTTTTAATAATAATAATCCGTCTATCACGATCAGATAAAACAAGACACTTTTTGGCTTTTGTAAAGCAAATGCAACGCTTAGAAGACATACGAATGGAAGCATGTTCAGAATAATGCTTGGGCCGCTCAAATGCCTGAAATAGGCAAAGGCAAGGAAAGAAAGCAAGCCAATAAGTGACAAGGGCACCAGCACATAAACGATGGTGTTCCCGAGGCCCATCCGCACCGCGAACGTTTTCAGCTGAATGTTCGCGTCATCTGCATAATCTTTCATATCGAACATGATAGCATTCACTGTGCAGAACATCCAGTTTTTTATAAATAACCAAAACATGAAAATGGGCTCATGAACGACAATGTCCTGCTCAATCCGCAGCATTGTGATAGGAAACACATTCACGAATCCAGCCCAAACAAAGCCGATCACGAACGCTTTCAACCAGCCCGTATGTCGTAAATTAAATGAGATAATGGATTTTGGGAGCAAGCCGTAATACAGGATCGCAGCGGTAGGAATGCTTAAAATGAGCAGCCAGTTTGCGACGGGTAAATGGAGCAGTTTATTAAAATCACGAATTAAAAGCCAGCCAGCGATCCCTGCACAAATGGTAAAAAGGACATATTGGCTCACACGTGTAAACCGGTAATGCGTTCGATACCACTCAGTTCGCGGGTTACTGGAAAATGTGGAACCCGGCGGAATGGAGTAAGCAATGGTGTAATAAAACACCGTAGCGCAAAAAATCAGGATATAGTAGGGAACCGCATTGAAAGGCAAACCAAGTTGAAACATCGTCTCCAGAGACAACGCGACGGCCAGCAGGCCAACGAAGTAATTTGCAAAGAAGACGAATGAAACAATTTTTTTTACCATATATTAGGTAACCGATCAATTCTTAAACCAACATTTTCATGAAAAGAATCTCCTTCCTTTTCCTATTGTTTTCCATTATTCAGATACAGCACGGTTTCTCGCAGAGCAAAGATCCGATTGTTGAAAATATAGTTAAAGAAGCAACCGAAAACTCACAACTGGAAAAACTGGCGCATGAATTAATGGACGTGATCGGGCCAAGGCTCGTAGGGTCGCCGCAAATGCAGCAGGCGCACGAATGGGCGGTGGCGAAATATAAAGGTTGGAACATTACGGCGAAAAACGAAAAGTGGGGTGAATGGCGTGGTTGGGAACGCGGCGTGTCGCACATTGATATGGTGGCGCCAAGAGTGAAATCGCTGGAAGGAATGCAATTGGCCTGGAGCCCGGGAACGGGTGGAAAAACGGTTACGGCCGAGGTGATCATTCTTCCCGACGTGGCAGATTCGCTGGCTTTCCAGAAATGGCTTCAGACAGCGAAAGGCAAATTTGTGATGATCAGCGTGAACCAGCCAACGGGCCGGCCGGATTATAACTGGCAGGAATTTGCGACCAAAGAATCATTTGAAAAAATGAAAAAAGAGCGCGACGTGCAGACGGAGGCCTGGGCAGATCGTTTGAAAAAAAGTGGTTATACGGCACGCACTTTGCCACTGGCGTTAGAAAAAGCAGGAGCGGCAGGCGTTGTAATGTCTTATTGGTCAAAGGGTTTTGGTGCCAACAAGATTTTTGGTGCTTACACCAAAACGATTCCAACTGTTGACATTTCACTGGAAGATTACGGCCTGCTATATCGCTTGTCGGAATCAGGGCACACGCCGAAGATCAGCGTGCGTGCAGATGCGAAGGAAACAGGCGTGAGCCAGACATTTAATACAATTGGAGAAATTAAGGGCTCAGAAAATCCCAATGAATACGTAATACTCTCCGCTCATTTCGATTCATGGGATGGCGGAACAGGCGCGACAGACAACGGAACGGGCACAATTGTGATGATGGAGGCCATGCGCATTCTCAAAAAAGTGTATCCCAATCCGAAAAGAACGATCCTTGTTGGACATTGGGGGAGCGAGGAGCAGGGACTGAATGGCTCGCGGGCGTTCGTGGAGGACCATCCGGAAATTGTTCAGAACATTCAGGCGGTTTTTAATCAGGATAACGGCACAGGAAGGGTTATTAACCTTTCAGGACAGGGTTTTTTGAATTCCTACGAATATCTTAGCCGCTGGCTGGCCAAGGTTCCTGACAACATTAAGGCGCCGATTGAATCCAAATTTCCGGGTGCACCGGGCGCCGGCGGATCTGATTTTGCTTCATTTGTTGCAGCTGGCGCGCCTGCATTCTCGTTAAGCTCTTTGAACTGGTCTTACGGGACATATACATGGCATACCAACCGCGATACTTACGATAAGATCGTGTTTGATGATGTGCGCAGCAATGCAATTCTGGCTGCGATCATGGCTTATCAGGCCAGTGAAGATCCTGCCAAGACTTCACGTGAGAAAAGTGTTTTACCATTAAATTCAAAGGGCGAGCCAGGAGCTTGGCCTGAGCCGAGAAAGCCAACACGTCGGGGCGGACTGGATTAAGCATTGTCACATTGAGCGCGTTTTGGGGAAGGCATTTGAAATATTTTTTATTGATTGACAACATACAATGCAGATAAAACAATTATCGGAGGCAACGGAAGAATTGTTGCTGATCCGTCCGTTTGAGCAAGGTTTTGAGCCTGAAAATCAAGCCATGTTCAAGGCTGAGAAAGGTGAAATATGGTGGTATTCTTCCCGTGAACTCTGGATTGGGTTAGGGAAATCACCGCAGCTTCCGGGTATCATCAAGATTTTCAGATCACTGTTTTTCAAGCGCAAAGATCGCTGGCCGGACGAAATCGTCTTGGATTGCAAAGGACGTACACCCGATTGGATCGAAAATGCAGTGAACGGGATCATTTTGGGGGGCTACGATCTCCAACTCTACAAAACAGAACCCAAGCCATTAAGCGCTTTTTTCAAAACCGGAACATTATCCGTCCTAGCCGAAAAGCATTCCCCGGAAATCGACGATGCATTATATATTGCTCAAAAGACTGCATTGGTCCAGATGCGGATCATGGACTTAATGAATGCGCCTTCTAACTACAAAAATCCTGCAACGCTGGCTGAATGGGCGACTGAATCAGGAGAAAAAAACGGTTATAAGGTGACTGTGCTTGATAAATCCAGGCTTGAAGAGCTCGGTATGCTCGCATTGCTGGCAGTCGGAAAAGGCAGTGAAGCTCCGCCGCTGATGATCGTGTTGGAATATGAACCGGAGCATTACACCAGAACAGTTGCATTGGTAGGAAAGGGCGTAACGTTCGATACGGGCGGGATTTCCATCAAAACTGCTGCCAATATGCATTTGATGAAAAGCGATATGGGCGGCGCGGCGGCTGTTTTGGGAGCGGTTGAACTGG
Coding sequences:
- the fabF gene encoding beta-ketoacyl-ACP synthase II, producing MRRVVVTGLGVISPLGNSVDEFWENIVNGKSGAATITKMDVSKFKTQFGCEVRNFNPEDYIEKKELKKFDLHTQYAIAASDTAIKDAGLDFSTIDVEDRYDMGVIWATGNGGMGTFEDQLLEFHASNGVPRFSPFFIPKMIVDIAAGVISIRHKLHGPNYCTVSACASSNTAVISAFDTIKMGKAKLMVAGGSEAAIIYSALGGFGAAQALSKRNDLPEKASRPFDKDRDGFVMGEGAAALILEDLDYAVARGAKIYAEIVGGGMAADAYHLTGTPPDGMGAALGMRKALKEAEITPDKIDYVNAHATSTGLGDMSELNGIKTVFGDHQVAISATKSMTGHLLGAAGAIEAIVCALAVKHDIIPGTINTETLDDATPEGMNIILGDSVKQTVNYALNNTFGFGGHTATSIFKKYTD
- a CDS encoding EamA family transporter; this encodes MKFSKYYLAAFISFVIWGFFSLALKPLKAYASLDILFYRVLFCAVIMAVISLFVRIKVLKENISIFRQMPVAQRKRVTILTLAGGFLLTANWFFFIYVMNHISVKAASFAYLVCPIMTTVIAYFVLNEKLSKWQWTAVLMSVASCMLLSFSNVADIAYSLIVAASYAFYLVSQRKNTGMDKFLVLTVQILFSALLLLPFYPQYSEALPTEFSFYALIFLIAVLFTIVPLYMNLYALQGVTSSTMGILLYINPLMNFVIALLYFHEPINAIQITAYSLILISIVVFNERFIFGRRRAALG
- a CDS encoding class I SAM-dependent methyltransferase — protein: MNNNYDRTAGFYDTLSNVVFGDALMEAQRSGLKFIPEKAKILIAGGGTGVILEEITRLRPVGINITYVEISEKMIEVAKKRNVGENNVQFVNVAIESFQSDERFDVIITSFLFDNFKQDKAEVVFNVLDNLLVPNGVWLFTDFNVDQNHSKIWQKWLLKSMYLFFKVLSKVEASKLPETEKLFANAGYKVVFQKLFYRNFIKSLVYQKP
- a CDS encoding HAD family hydrolase, which translates into the protein MTFSDIRLVATDMDGTLLNSKHEIHESFFPIFRKLKDRGVIFVAASGRQYFNLAKALEQVKDEVIFAAENGSYVVFKDEEIHIQAIDADIVRELVKISRPIKDTYAVICGKKKAYVENDEPEFINHLKLYFERYEVVKDLTEVTDDQFLKFTLCDLAGSEANSYPHYKHFEDKLQVKVSGPIWLDISHKKANKGRAMEVLQEKFNVTFDQTMIFGDYLNDLEMLQKGHYSYAMANAHPDIKKIARFIAKSNDENGVVEILSEITD
- a CDS encoding UbiA family prenyltransferase, with protein sequence MVKKIVSFVFFANYFVGLLAVALSLETMFQLGLPFNAVPYYILIFCATVFYYTIAYSIPPGSTFSSNPRTEWYRTHYRFTRVSQYVLFTICAGIAGWLLIRDFNKLLHLPVANWLLILSIPTAAILYYGLLPKSIISFNLRHTGWLKAFVIGFVWAGFVNVFPITMLRIEQDIVVHEPIFMFWLFIKNWMFCTVNAIMFDMKDYADDANIQLKTFAVRMGLGNTIVYVLVPLSLIGLLSFLAFAYFRHLSGPSIILNMLPFVCLLSVAFALQKPKSVLFYLIVIDGLLLLKAICGIAGSFFTLH
- a CDS encoding M20/M25/M40 family metallo-hydrolase, which encodes MKRISFLFLLFSIIQIQHGFSQSKDPIVENIVKEATENSQLEKLAHELMDVIGPRLVGSPQMQQAHEWAVAKYKGWNITAKNEKWGEWRGWERGVSHIDMVAPRVKSLEGMQLAWSPGTGGKTVTAEVIILPDVADSLAFQKWLQTAKGKFVMISVNQPTGRPDYNWQEFATKESFEKMKKERDVQTEAWADRLKKSGYTARTLPLALEKAGAAGVVMSYWSKGFGANKIFGAYTKTIPTVDISLEDYGLLYRLSESGHTPKISVRADAKETGVSQTFNTIGEIKGSENPNEYVILSAHFDSWDGGTGATDNGTGTIVMMEAMRILKKVYPNPKRTILVGHWGSEEQGLNGSRAFVEDHPEIVQNIQAVFNQDNGTGRVINLSGQGFLNSYEYLSRWLAKVPDNIKAPIESKFPGAPGAGGSDFASFVAAGAPAFSLSSLNWSYGTYTWHTNRDTYDKIVFDDVRSNAILAAIMAYQASEDPAKTSREKSVLPLNSKGEPGAWPEPRKPTRRGGLD